Part of the Campylobacter suis genome, AAAGCTCAGCACGGCTTGAGAGATAAAGGTTGTTTTCAAGCAAAATTTGTCTTGCGAATTTGCCAAACTCACTTCCCCCGGGCTCTTTTGTAACGATAGCATTTGGAAATTTTCTTGCTAAAAGTGAAATTTGTGTACTTTTGCCAACGCCATCAATGCCCTCAAATAGCACATACATTAGTTTTTCTCACTTAAAAATGGCAAAATTTCATGCGGAACTAGCTTGCTAACATCGCCTTTATGACTTAAAACAGAACGAACTATAGAGCTTGATATGAAGGCGTTTTTTAGGCTTGGCATAAGATAAACTGTCTCAAATTCCTCCCAAAGTGCAGCATTTGCATAGCCAATTTGCAGTTCATACTCAAAGTCACTAACGGCACGAAGCCCACGAATGACTGTATTTATACTGCGCTCTTTGGCAAAATCAACAAGTAAATTATCAAACCTCTCGACTCTCACACATGGTAAGTTTTGAACTGACATTTGTACCATTTTAACGCGCATATCAGTATCAAACATTGGGTGCTTACTATCACTTTTTGCAACCGCAACGATAACTTTATCAAAGATCTTTATCGCTCTTTTTATAACATCAACATGCCCGTTTGTTATCGGGTCAAATGTCCCTGGATAGATACATGCTTTCATTATATCTCCTGCCATCTTTTGTAAAATTTGTTTTTGATATTAGCCGCATCAAGCCACTTACCTATGATAAAATTTTCAATCTCATCCACACTTTTTGAGTCTGCGTAGTAGCCTAAAACCGGTGGTGCTATCACTGCTCCGTAGCTTGAAAGTTTTGCCATCTGCTCTAAATTTAGTGTGGAAAATGGCATCTCTCTTACGCCAAGGACTAGACGCTGTCTTTGTTTTAGCGCAACGGCTGCAACCCTTGTAATAAGCGTATCGCTGATACCAGAGGCTATTTTACCAAGAGTGCTAATAGAGCAAGGAGTGATAAAAACAACATCGCTCATAAACGAGCCAGATGAGATCTGGGCTGATAGGTCGGTATTTTGATAAATTTTACCTTTAAAATCCAAAAGCATATTATCTAGACTTATTCCACTTTCAAACGATAAAACATCTCTTGCTCCATTGCTTACTATTAGATGTGTATCACAAATTTCATCAAGTGCAAAAGCAAGCTTTATCCCAAGCCCTGCGCCACTTGCGCCACTTATGCCAATAACCGCTTTCATCTTATTATAACCTCTTTTTTCGAGCTTACTGTTGCTTTGTAAATTTTGCCATCGTTTGTTTTTACGCTTATTAGCTCTCCTAAATTTCCGCTTCCAAGAGCCGTAACTTCGGTTATGACACTTAGTGCGCCTTCATTTATGACTGCATTTAGCTTATCGCCTTTATTTATCAAAGAAAGCTCGATAAAGTGGCGCTTTAAAAGTACCTCTCCAGGTTTTATATTTGCCCTTGAAACAAGTCGAGCAGTACTAAAGCTTAAGAGAGAGCCACGGTCAAATTTATTAAAATCAACAAAGTGTTTTGCATAATCAGTAGCCCCCAAAATGCTTTTTGGTTTTAGTTCATTTAACGCTATAAAAACTGGCATTTGTGCATCAAAACTATAAACAAAATAGACATTTTTAAGGCTAAAATCATTTTTTTCAAAAGCAGCCCTGAAGGTTCCTGTGGATTTTACATTTTCGCCTAGAAAAATTTCTCTAAATTTTAACCCACTTTCTAGTTGTGATTGTGCTTCAAACCTTATGCTTGATACATTAATACCTATAAATCTATCGCTAAGCTCTCTTAAAAACCTCTCTTGCAAGAAGTCCATTGCTATACAATCTTTAACAAAGGCAACACTTCCGCCACTTTTGTCAACAAAACTTTTAAAATTTGCAGTTAAAATCTCACTAAGCTTTGAGCTGTCTATTTTTGTAGCACGGCGATATAAAAGGTTTAAAATTTCGTTATCTTCGCCCTCAAAGCCAAATGTTTTTAGTGTAATAGCATCCTCTTTAA contains:
- the coaD gene encoding pantetheine-phosphate adenylyltransferase, coding for MMKACIYPGTFDPITNGHVDVIKRAIKIFDKVIVAVAKSDSKHPMFDTDMRVKMVQMSVQNLPCVRVERFDNLLVDFAKERSINTVIRGLRAVSDFEYELQIGYANAALWEEFETVYLMPSLKNAFISSSIVRSVLSHKGDVSKLVPHEILPFLSEKN
- a CDS encoding UbiX family flavin prenyltransferase, which codes for MKAVIGISGASGAGLGIKLAFALDEICDTHLIVSNGARDVLSFESGISLDNMLLDFKGKIYQNTDLSAQISSGSFMSDVVFITPCSISTLGKIASGISDTLITRVAAVALKQRQRLVLGVREMPFSTLNLEQMAKLSSYGAVIAPPVLGYYADSKSVDEIENFIIGKWLDAANIKNKFYKRWQEI
- the flgA gene encoding flagellar basal body P-ring formation chaperone FlgA — encoded protein: MYCVKEDAITLKTFGFEGEDNEILNLLYRRATKIDSSKLSEILTANFKSFVDKSGGSVAFVKDCIAMDFLQERFLRELSDRFIGINVSSIRFEAQSQLESGLKFREIFLGENVKSTGTFRAAFEKNDFSLKNVYFVYSFDAQMPVFIALNELKPKSILGATDYAKHFVDFNKFDRGSLLSFSTARLVSRANIKPGEVLLKRHFIELSLINKGDKLNAVINEGALSVITEVTALGSGNLGELISVKTNDGKIYKATVSSKKEVIIR